A single region of the Lotus japonicus ecotype B-129 chromosome 4, LjGifu_v1.2 genome encodes:
- the LOC130713267 gene encoding uncharacterized protein LOC130713267: MDVEAKGNLGKAQFVLQLDQCGRCVSDYVLPATLAKSPRCMPRVISLSFSGACRLTDRGLRQLVSSAPALRSINLSQCALLTPASLNILADSLGSLLKELYLEDFQLTNAVQILPALKKLKQLEVLSLAGIQAVSDQFIKDYIIVQGHNMKELVLKNCINLTNASVQAIAEQCPGLQALDLTNLCKLTDLSIEYLTNNCQELRILKLCRNPFRVLTAYDLDVF; encoded by the exons GTGCTACAACTTGACCAGTGTGGACGATGTGTATCTGATTATGTATTACCTGCTACTTTGGCAAAATCACCAAGGTGTATGCCCAGAGTAATTAGTCTATCCTTCAGTGGTGCATGTCGTCTTACAGATAGAGGATTGCGTCAACTAGTTTCCTCTGCTCCTGCACTTAGATCCATAAATCTAAGCCAGTGCGCCCTTCTCACACCTGCCAGTCTTAATATTTTGGCTGATTCATTAGGGTCACTTCTAAAAGAGTTGTATCTTGAGGACTTCCAACTCACTAATGCAGTGCAAATTTTGCCAGCACTGAAGAAACTTAAACAGTTAGAAGTGTTATCATTGGCTGGCATTCAAGCAGTGAGTGATCAATTTATCAAAGATTACATCATTGTACAGGGTCACAACATGAAGGAGCTTGTGTTAAAGAACTGTAT AAATTTGACTAATGCCTCAGTGCAAGCCATTGCTGAACAATGTCCCGGGTTGCAGGCACTTGATCTTACGAACTTGTGCAAGTTGACAGATTTATCTATAGAATATCTTACAAATAATTGTCAAGAACTGCGTATATTGAAGCTATGCCGCAATCCATTCAG AGTGCTTACTGCTTATGATCTTGATGTATTCTGA